One segment of Pyricularia oryzae 70-15 chromosome 3, whole genome shotgun sequence DNA contains the following:
- a CDS encoding mitochondrial-processing peptidase subunit alpha — protein sequence MLRTCSARLPGLARTYTSRVSRSKQVASLLSTSAKRTFTDAAPSPREPTELDNVTTLPNGIRVASEALPGAFSGVGVYIDAGSRYENDYLRGASHIMDRLAFKSTQKHTADEMLEAVEHLGGNIQCASSRESMMYQAATFNQAIPTTVGLLAETIRTPNLTDDEISQQLETAQYEVTEIWSKPDLILPELVHTAAFKDNTLGNPLLCPQERLGSIDRHVISAYRDAFYRPERMVVAFAGIPHMDAVKLTEQYFGDMRGKPPPKAQETSTIALDEAAAAQQQQQQQPGLLSKLPFFKNTSKPTSPSPLPTAPLDTGASHYTGGFLTLAPQPPPLNPNIPNFTHIQLAFEGLPILDDDIYALAALQTLLGGGGSFSAGGPGKGMYSRLYTNVLNQHGWVESCVAFNHSYTDSGLFGIAASCFPGRTASMLEVMCRELRSLTLDKGYSAVTEVEVNRAKNQLRSSLLMNLESRMIELEDLGRQVQVHGRKVPVHEMTRRINALTVEDLRNVARRVVGGMVENPGKGSGAPTVVLQEATAVGVTNKQLTWDEIQNIIRQWQLGRQ from the exons ATGCTTCGAACCTGCTCTGCGAGGCTCCCTGGCCTGGCACGTACATACACTAGCCGTGTGAGCAGGTCAAAGCAAGTGGCATCGCTTTTATCAACATCTGCAAAAAGGACGTTTACAGATGCCGCTCCTTCGCCGAGG GAACCCACAGAATTAGATAATGTTACTACACTTCCAAACGGAATAAGGGTTGCCTCCGAGGCCCTCCCCGGGGCCTTTTCAGGGGTTGGCGTTTATATCGATGCAGGCTCTAGGTATGAGAACGACTATTTACGCGGCGCTAGCCATATTATGGACCGCCTTGCTTTCAAGTCGACACAAAAGCACACCGCGGATGAGATGCTGGAGGCAGTTGAGCATCTGGGAGGAAATATCCAGTGCGCCTCCTCGCGGGAGTCCATGATGTACCAGGCTGCCACCTTCAACCAGGCCATTCCGACTACCGTTGGCCTGCTGGCCGAGACGATACGAACCCCTAACCTTACAGACGATGAAATCTCTCAGCAACTTGAGACCGCCCAATACGAAGTTACGGAAATCTGGTCAAAGCCCGATCTGATATTGCCTGAGCTCGTGCACACGGCAGCTTTCAAGGACAACACTCTTGGAAACCCGTTGCTTTGCCCCCAGGAAAGACTAGGTTCCATCGACCGACACGTCATCTCAGCTTATAGGGATGCGTTCTACCGCCCGGAGAGGATGGTTGTGGCCTTCGCTGGCATTCCGCACATGGATGCTGTCAAGCTCACTGAGCAGTACTTTGGGGACATGAGGGGGAAGCCTCCGCCAAAAGCCCAAGAAACCTCCACAATAGCGTTAGATGAGGCCGCAGCtgcacaacaacagcagcagcaacagcctgGCCTGCTTAGCAAGCTGCCGTTCTTCAAAAACACCTCTAAACCCACCTCTCCTAGCCCATTACCCACGGCTCCCCTGGATACCGGTGCTTCCCACTACACCGGTGGCTTCCTCACTCTAGCCCCTCAACCGCCCCCTTTGAACCCCAACATACCCAACTTCACTCACATTCAGCTCGCTTTCGAGGGTCTCCCCATCCTCGACGACGACATCTATGCCCTCGCAGCCCTGCAGACCCTGCTAGGCGGTGGCGGCTCCTTCTCCGCCGGCGGTCCTGGCAAGGGCATGTACTCGCGCCTTTACACAAACGTCCTCAACCAACACGGTTGGGTCGAGTCATGCGTGGCGTTCAACCACTCTTATACCGACTCTGGCCTCTTCGGCATCGCAGCTTCGTGCTTCCCCGGCCGCACGGCCAGCATGCTGGAGGTCATGTGCCGTGAGCTCAGGTCCCTGACGCTTGACAAGGGCTACTCGGCCGTGACCGAGGTTGAGGTCAATCGGGCCAAGAACCAGCTGAGGTCAAGCCTGCTGATGAACCTCGAGAGCCGCATGATTGAGCTCGAGGACCTCGGTaggcaggtccaggtccacgGCCGCAAGGTGCCTGTGCACGAGATGACGCGCCGCATCAACGCGCTGACCGTCGAGGATCTGCGCAACGTCGCCCGGAGGGTGGTCGGCGGCATGGTCGAGAACCCGGGCAAGGGCAGCGGTGCCCCGACCGTCGTTCTTCAGGAGGCGACCGCTGTTGGTGTCACAAACAAGCAGCTGACTTGGGACGAGATCCAGAACATCATTCGCCAGTGGCAGCTTGGCAGGCAATGA
- a CDS encoding translation initiation factor 4B: MAPKKKEVQKFSLGEFMTDSAFGGGSWADEVEDTYGTQPLPPSDRRGNSGYGGGGYGSSDRMPYAPRERDSFPQRIPDKPPYTAHLGNLSYDATNETVTDFFAACEVVSVRIVEDREQQRPKGFGYAEFATAEGLQKALNFDGDSFQGRVIRIRIADPPKNSEGRSEARELDWSQPRKGPLADMPRNDRRGPSEFGERREFNNERREFNDRRAPRELVDDGKVRDFSDWSRKGPLSPRPDTVRQNSSREGSRPPFEGGDSSNREDRRSSPATWGEGRQDGSRPPRREFADRPAPERAPTAAEKDMQWRSSMRPDQPTKSPAQSRSGSEAPPSPAPAAAAPAPGGRPKLNLIKRTISEAPDVTSPALTGGDSKASPFGAARPIDTAAKEREIEEKRLAAIQEKKEAEEKAKEERRLAKEAADKKAEEDAKSAEQNGEAEKAEEVPEAKEAKPEEAAEATPTEQKLPVRTREQAPVPKSRATESGNWRSASSEQKGGRSAPSGPRRGGGGGPRGGRNDGPRPPRANGGQQSQPGTPVTAGPDSTPDEDGWTTVKKAKGSGRPIAS; this comes from the exons ATGG CTCCCAAAAAGAAGGAGGTCCAGAAGTTTTCCCTCGGGGAATTCATGACGGACTCTG CTTTCGGTGGAGGATCGTGGGCTGATGAAGTCGAGGACACATATG GAACCCAACCTCTTCCCCCATCCGACCGACGTGGAAACAGTGgctacggcggcggcggctatgGCTCATCCGACAGAA TGCCGTATGCACCCAGGGAGCGCGACTCGTTCCCGCAGCGGATTCCCGACAAGCCACCCTACACTGCACACTTGGGTAATCTCTCATATGATGCCACTAACGAGACCGTGACGGATTTCTTTGCCGCATGTGAGGTCGTCAGCGTCCGCATCGTGGAGGACCGCGAGCAGCAGAGGCCCAAGGGCTTTGGATATGCCGAGTTCGCCACCGCAGAAGGTCTCCAGAAGGCCCTGAACTTTGATGGCGACTCTTTCCAAGGCCGTGTGATCCGTATTCGTATTGCCGATCCTC CCAAAAACAGCGAGGGCCGTAGTGAGGCCAGGGAGCTTGACTGGTCGCAGCCTCGCAAGGGACCTTTGGCAGATATGCCCCGCAACGACCGTCGTGGGCCGAGCGAATTCGGAGAACGTCGGGAATTCAACAACGAGCGCCGCGAGTTCAACGACCGCCGAGCACCTCGGGAGTTGGTTGATGACGGCAAGGTCCGTGACTTCAGTGATTGGTCCCGCAAGGGCCCGTTGTCCCCTCGCCCGGACACTGTGCGTCAGAACTCGTCGCGAGAGGGCAGCAGACCTCCCTTCGAGGGCGGAGACTCTTCCAACCGGGAGGACCGCAGATCTTCGCCTGCTACCTGGGGCGAAGGTCGCCAGGATGGATCTCGCCCACCTCGTCGCGAGTTTGCCGACCGCCCCGCTCCTGAGAGGGCTCCTACTGCTGCCGAGAAGGATATGCAGTGGAGGAGCAGCATGCGTCCTGATCAGCCCACAAAGTCCCCCGCCCAGTCACGCAGTGGCAGCGAGGCCCCCCCTTCGCCAGCGCCTGCAGCCGCTGCACCTGCCCCCGGTGGTCGTCCTAAGCTTAACCTGATCAAGCGTACGATTTCCGAGGCACCGGATGTCACTTCTCCTGCTTTGACAGGCGGCGACTCCAAGGCCAGTCCTTTCGGTGCCGCTCGTCCCATCGATACCGCTGCCAAGGAGCGCGAAATCGAGGAGAAGCGCCTGGCCGCGATtcaggagaagaaggaggccGAAGAGAAGGCCAAAGAAGAGCGTCGTCTTGCCAAGGAGGCTGCTGACAAGAAGGCCGAGGAAGACGCGAAGTCTGCCGAGCAAAACGGTGAGGCAGAGAAGGCTGAAGAAGTACCTGAGGCGAAGGAGGCGAAACCAGAGGAGGCAGCCGAAGCTACTCCCACAGAGCAAAAGCTCCCTGTGCGGACACGTGAGCAGGCTCCTGTTCCCAAATCTAGGGCTACCGAGAGTGGTAACTGGAGGTCGGCATCGAGCGAGCAAAAGGGCGGAAGGAGTGCACCCAGTGGTCCCCGCCGGGGAGGAGGCGGTGGCCCCCGAGGCGGACGGAACGATgggccgaggccgccgcgTGCCAACGGAGGACAACAGTCGCAGCCTGGAACTCCTGTCACTGCAGGGCCAGACTCTACCCCTGATGAGGACGGCTGGACGACCGTGAAGAAGGCCAAGGGCAGTGGTCGTCCTATTGCATCCTAG